One region of Miscanthus floridulus cultivar M001 chromosome 19, ASM1932011v1, whole genome shotgun sequence genomic DNA includes:
- the LOC136525638 gene encoding uncharacterized protein, which yields MDYVVMTWLLGTISPNLEEVIREDPTTTRSIWLALEHQFLGNREQHALYLDATFMNFVQGDISITDYCYKFKSMADALGDLGTAVTDCTLILNIIYGLNKRFTSIGMHLQRGHLFSTFLEFETTAP from the coding sequence ATGGACTATGTTGTCATGACGTGGCTCCTCGGCACCATCTCCCCTAACCTTGAGGAGGTCATTCGGGAGGATCCTACCACCACCCGCTCCATCTGGCTTGCTCTAGAACATCAGTTCCTTGGCAACCGTGAACAACACGCCCTCTACCTCGATGCCACCTTCATGAACTTTGTGCAGGGTGATATCTCCATCACCGACTACTGCTACAAGTTCAAGTCCATGGCTGATGCCTTGGGTGACTTGGGCACGGCCGTCACTGATTGCACGCTCATCCTAAACATCATCTATGGCCTCAACAAGCGCTTCACCTCCATCGGCATGCATCTTCAGCGTGGACACCTATTCTCCACCTTCCTAGAGTTCGAAACTACTGCTCCTTAA